One region of Triticum aestivum cultivar Chinese Spring chromosome 6B, IWGSC CS RefSeq v2.1, whole genome shotgun sequence genomic DNA includes:
- the LOC123139376 gene encoding ribonucleoside-diphosphate reductase large subunit produces MYVVKRDGRQEAVHFDKITARLKKLAYGLSQDHCDPVLVAQKVCAGVYRGVTTSQLDELAAETAAAMTASHPDYASLAARIAVSNLHKNTMKSFSETVKVMYTHFNERSGLMAPLIADDVYEIIMKNATRLDSEIIYDRDFDYDFFGFKTLERSYLLKVGGKVVERPQHMLMRVSVGIHKDDIESAVKTYHMMSQRWFTHASPTLFNAGTPRPQLSSCFLVCMKDDSIEGIYDTLSECASISKSAGGIGVSIHNVRATGSYIRGTNGTSNGIVPMLRVFNDTARYVDQGGGKRKGAFAIYLEPWHADIYEFLDLRKNHGKEENRARDLFYALWIPDLFMERVQKNEQWSLFCPSEAPGLADCWGDEFQNLYNKYEREGKAKKIVSAQSLWFEILKAQIETGTPYMLYKDSCNRKSNQQNLGTIKSSNLCTEIVEFTSPDETAVCNLASIALPRFVREKGVPIESHPAKLVGSIGSKNRYFDFDKLAEITSIVTWNLNKIIDINYYPIETARRSNMRHRPIGIGVQGLADTFILLGMPFDSPEAQQLNKDIFETIYYHALKASAEIAAKEGPYETYDGCPVSKGILQPDMWNVVPSDRWDWPAIRGMISKVGLRNSLLVAPMPTASTSQILGNNECFEPYTSNIYSRRVLSGEFVVVNKHLLHDLTEMGIWSPVLKNNIIYDDGSVQKITEIPDDLKAIYKTVWEIKQKTVVDMAVDRGCYIDQSQSLNIHMDQANSGKLTSLHFHAWSKGLKTGMYYLRTRAAADAIKFTVDTSLLKDKKPANAEEEEDLQAKMAQVTCSLNNREDCLSCGS; encoded by the exons ATGTACGTGGTGAAGCGCGACGGGCGGCAGGAGGCCGTCCACTTCGACAAGATCACGGCGCGGCTCAAGAAGCTCGCCTACGGCCTCAGCCAGGACCACTGCGACCCCGTCCTCGTCGCGCAGAAGGTCTGCGCCGGCGTCTACCGGGGCGTCACCACCTCCCAGCTCGACGAGCTCGCCGCCGAGACCGCCGCCGCCATGACCGCATCCCACCCCGACTACGCATCG CTGGCGGCCAGGATCGCCGTCTCCAACCTGCACAAGAACACCATGAAGTCCTTCTCAGAGAC GGTGAAGGTCATGTATACACATTTCAACGAGAGGTCTGGGCTGATGGCTCCCCTGATCGCTGATGACGTCTACGAGATCATCATGAAG AATGCTACACGCCTGGACAGTGAGATAATTTATGATAGAGACTTTGACTACGATTTCTTTGGTTTTAAGACACTTGAGAGGTCTTATCTACTGAAAGTTGGTGGGAAGGTTGTGGAAAGACCACAACATATGTTAATGAGGGTTTCTGTTGGGATACACAAGGATGATATTGAGTCTGCTGTCAAAACATACCACATGATGTCTCAGCGCTGGTTTACTCATGCTTCCCCAACCCTTTTCAATGCTGGCACTCCAAGGCCTCAA TTAAGCAGCTGCTTTCTGGTCTGCATGAAAGACGATAGCATTGAGGGAATTTATGATACTCTCTCGGAATGCGCTTCCATAAGCAAATCTGCTGGAGGGATTGGTGTCTCAATTCACAACGTTCGGGCTACTGGGAGTTACATTCGTGGAACTAATGGAACTTCTAATGGAATTGTACCCATGCTACGTGTTTTCAATGACACTGCACGCTATGTTGATCAAGGCGGAGGCAAGAGAAAAG GTGCATTTGCTATATACTTGGAGCCTTGGCATGCTGATATTTATGAGTTCCTTGATTTGAGAAAGAACCATGGAAAG GAGGAGAATCGTGCCAGGGATCTTTTCTACGCTCTCTGGATTCCTGATTTATTCATGGAAAGGGTGCAAAAAAATGAGCAATGGTCATTATTTTGTCCCAGTGAAGCTCCAGGTTTGGCTGATTGCTGGGGAGATGAGTTTCAGAATCTGTACAACAAATATGAAAGAGAA GGAAAAGCAAAGAAAATTGTTTCAGCACAGTCCCTCTGGTTTGAAATTTTGAAAGCACAGATAGAAACTGGAACACCATATATGCTTTATAAG GACAGTTGCAACAGAAAAAGTAATCAACAAAATCTGGGCACAATTAAGTCTTCCAACTTGTGCACAGAGATAGTTGAGTTCACAAGTCCTGATGAAACTGCTGTGTGCAATCTGGCATCAATTGCTTTGCCACGTTTTGTAAGAGAAAAG GGTGTTCCGATAGAGTCCCATCCAGCTAAGCTTGTTGGCAGCATTGGGTCAAAAAATAGATACTTCGACTTCGATAAATTAGCTGAG ATTACTTCAATTGTTACATGGAATCTCAACAAAATAATTGATATCAACTACTACCCAATTGAGACAGCAAGGAGGTCAAATATGAGGCACAGGCCAATTGGAATAGGTGTTCAAGGCTTAGCAGACACTTTCATTTTACTTGGCATGCCATTCGATTCACCAGAG GCCCAGCAGTTAAACAAGGATATCTTTGAGACTATCTATTATCATGCATTGAAAGCTTCTGCCGAAATTGCCGCAAAAGAAGGCCCTTATGAAACTTATGATGGCTGTCCAGTCAGCAAG GGCATTCTTCAACCTGATATGTGGAATGTAGTGCCATCAGACAGATGGGACTGGCCAGCTATAAGGGGGATGATTTCCAAAGTTGGGTTAAGGAACTCTCTTCTTGTGGCTCCAATGCCCACTGCTTCTACTAGTCAAATTCTTGGTAACAATGAGTGCTTTGAACCATACACGTCGAACATTTACAGTCGAAGAGTTCTAAG TGGTGAGTTTGTTGTAGTGAACAAgcatctcctccatgatctgaccGAGATGGGTATCTGGTCTCCTGTCCTGAAAAACAATATTATCTACGACGATGGCTCTGTCCAAAAGATCACCGAGATCCCAGATGATCTGAAAGCAATCTACAA GACTGTTTGGGAGATCAAGCAGAAAACTGTTGTTGACATGGCCGTCGATCGTGGCTGCTACATCGATCAAAGTCAGAGCCTCAATATCCACATGGATCAAGCAAACTCTGGGAAGCTAACTTCTCTGCACTTCCACGCTTGGTCCAAG GGCCTGAAAACGGGGATGTACTATCTGAGGACACGTGCTGCTGCAGATGCGATCAAATTCACAGTGGACACTAGTCTTCTCAAG GATAAGAAGCCTGCGaatgccgaggaggaagaggatcTCCAGGCCAAGA